From Motacilla alba alba isolate MOTALB_02 chromosome 4A, Motacilla_alba_V1.0_pri, whole genome shotgun sequence, one genomic window encodes:
- the LOC119695151 gene encoding ras-like protein family member 11A-like isoform X1, whose amino-acid sequence MLLIPEDTMSQYSTNFLLLPIPEYPVLDCAPNKIIKLVVLGGSGVGKTALVVRFLTKRFIGDYEANTGALYSRKFTIDGEQISLQVQDTPFVSLEDDTDSICCQEQINRSIYWADGFVFVFSITDYESFRVLRPLHQHIRRIHPNANIPLLLMANKGDLLRARQVSSKEGLQLATELGGTYCEVSARESCEGVHEAFQQLCQELSRSSSSCNGEKRRGLHLVRPKSPNMQDLKRRLKQALTSKGKSATTL is encoded by the exons ATGCTTCTCATCCCTGAGGACACGATGTCTCAGTACTCCACGaacttcctgctgctgcccatcccgGAGTACCCCGTGCTGGACTGCGCGCCCAACAAAATCATCaagctggtggtgctgggcgGCAGCGGCGTGGGCAAGACAG CCCTGGTCGTGCGCTTTCTCACAAAGAGATTTATTGGGGACTACGAAGCCAACACTG GTGCTTTGTATTCCAGGAAGTTCACCATAGATGGGGAGCAGATCTCTCTGCAGGTGCAGGACACTCCCTTTGTCTCATTGGAG GATGACACGGACAGcatctgctgccaggagcagatAAACCGCTCGATCTACTGGGCCGACGGCTTCGTGTTCGTGTTCTCCATCACGGACTACGAGAGCTTCCGCGTGCTGCGCCCGCTGCACCAGCACATCCGCAGGATCCACCCCAACGCCAACATCCCCCTGCTGCTCATGGCCAACAAGGGCGACCTGCTGCGGGCCAGGCAGGTGTCCTCcaaggaggggctgcagctggccaCCGAGCTGGGCGGCACCTACTGCGAGGTGTCGGCGCGGGAGAGCTGCGAGGGCGTGCACGAGgccttccagcagctgtgccaggagctcagcaggagcagcagcagctgcaacgGGGAGAAGAGGAGAGGTCTCCACCTCGTGCGGCCCAAGTCGCCCAACATGCAGGACTTGAAGAGGCGTTTGAAGCAGGCTCTGACCTCCAAAGGCAAATCTGCCACCACGCTTTGA
- the LOC119695151 gene encoding ras-like protein family member 11A-like isoform X2, whose translation MGSRSLCRCRTLPLSHWSLRVSLCHFWLNADNQVPPESPFLQAGQPGTVLPTPGISLDDTDSICCQEQINRSIYWADGFVFVFSITDYESFRVLRPLHQHIRRIHPNANIPLLLMANKGDLLRARQVSSKEGLQLATELGGTYCEVSARESCEGVHEAFQQLCQELSRSSSSCNGEKRRGLHLVRPKSPNMQDLKRRLKQALTSKGKSATTL comes from the exons ATGGGGAGCAGATCTCTCTGCAGGTGCAGGACACTCCCTTTGTCTCATTGGAG CCTTCGAGTGAGTTTGTGTCATTTCTGGCTCAACGCTGACAACCAGGTCCCCCCAgaatctccttttctccaggctggacaaccTGGCACAGTGCTACCAACACCGGGAATTTCCCTG GATGACACGGACAGcatctgctgccaggagcagatAAACCGCTCGATCTACTGGGCCGACGGCTTCGTGTTCGTGTTCTCCATCACGGACTACGAGAGCTTCCGCGTGCTGCGCCCGCTGCACCAGCACATCCGCAGGATCCACCCCAACGCCAACATCCCCCTGCTGCTCATGGCCAACAAGGGCGACCTGCTGCGGGCCAGGCAGGTGTCCTCcaaggaggggctgcagctggccaCCGAGCTGGGCGGCACCTACTGCGAGGTGTCGGCGCGGGAGAGCTGCGAGGGCGTGCACGAGgccttccagcagctgtgccaggagctcagcaggagcagcagcagctgcaacgGGGAGAAGAGGAGAGGTCTCCACCTCGTGCGGCCCAAGTCGCCCAACATGCAGGACTTGAAGAGGCGTTTGAAGCAGGCTCTGACCTCCAAAGGCAAATCTGCCACCACGCTTTGA